The Salvelinus fontinalis isolate EN_2023a chromosome 9, ASM2944872v1, whole genome shotgun sequence genome has a window encoding:
- the LOC129862702 gene encoding troponin I, fast skeletal muscle-like, translated as MSEKKMTSSRRHHLKSLVLQIAFELIEVEKKEAEQVKKNFMAEIPALDLSGDQSALMEMLKKLAHTIDKVDEERYDAESKVTKADKEIEDLKMKVIEIQGMKKPALKKVRMSADAMLQALLGTKHKASMDFRANLKEVKKEVKEEAADAVGDWRKNVDEQAGMDGRMKKFQG; from the exons AGCTTGGTGCTCCAGATAGCATTTGAGCTGATTGAAGTGGAGAAAAAGGAGGCGGAGCAGGTGAAAAAGAATTTCATGGCTGAGATCCCTGCCCTGGATTTGTCTGGAGATCAATCGGCACTGATG GAAATGCTCAAAAAGTTGGCCCATACCATCGACAAGGTAGATGAGGAAAGATATGACGCAGAATCAAAAGTGACGAAGGCTGACAAAGAG ATTGAGGACTTGAAGATGAAAGTGATTGAGATCCAGGGCATGAAGAAGCCAGCCCTGAAGAAAGTGCGTATGTCTGCTGATGCTATGCTCCAGGCTCTGCTGGGCACCAAGCACAAGGCTTCAATGGATTTCAGAGCGAACTTGAAAGAAGTGAAGAAGGAGGTCAAAGAGGAG GCAGCGGATGCAGTTGGTGACTGGCGCAAGAACGTTGATGAACAGGCTGGCATGGACGGCAGGATGAAGAAGTTTCAGGGTTAA